In Erigeron canadensis isolate Cc75 chromosome 7, C_canadensis_v1, whole genome shotgun sequence, one DNA window encodes the following:
- the LOC122606790 gene encoding pentatricopeptide repeat-containing protein At2g31400, chloroplastic has product MASSTPPTLTTAKPYQNHRIQPIQNHHHHRRQPVQRKPAGAAAGASSKPPAAVPGTVSSSGSAYLPPSYIPISSKSELAADFSGRRSTRFVSKMHFGRVKTNGSSRHSVLAEDALHELIRCSGDDRLVESVLINFQNKLYGSDDYNFLLRELGNRNEWSMAIHCFEFAVSRERRRTEQGKLASSVISVLGRLGKVELAKKVFETAVSEGYGNTVYAYSALISAYAKSGLCDDAIKVFETMKLSGLKPNLVTYNALIDACGKGGADFKRASEIFDDMLSNGFQPDRITYNSLLAVCSGGGLWEKAMNLFNEMSYRGIEPDIYTYNTLLDVASSGGHMDSAFQIMAEMPTKNIMPNEVTYSTVIRGCAKSGRLDQALSLVSEMKYANIRLDRVSYNNLLAIYASLGRFEEALNVVKEMENTGFRKDVVTYNALLDGFGKQGRYDKVKELFKRMKTERIPANLLTYSTLISVYLKGGLYQEATEMYKEFKKEGLKADVVFYSEIIDSLCKKGFVESSALLLDEMTKKGIQPNVVTYNSIINAFGQSTDVGFAIDHKQEIQCLANGDKRPDNRDEDRIIKVFEQLAYGNLNIVEKGGKGRKEIICVLGVFRKMHEMEIKPNVVTFSAILNACSRCSTFEEASLLLEELRLFDNQVYGVAHGLLMGHRENVWVHALSLFDEVKRMDSSTASAFYNALTDMLWHFGQKRGAQLVVLEGTRRQVWENTWSDSCLDLHLMSSGAARAMVHAWLLNICSIVYEGHELPNLLSILTGWGKHSKVVGDCALKRAIEALLGSMGSPFRIATSNIGRFISPGPMVAAWMRESNTPKLLVLQDDRAYPKTANLQPLLL; this is encoded by the exons ATGGCATCATCAACACCACCCACTTTGACCACCGCAAAGCCATACCAAAACCACCGTATCCAACCCATccaaaaccaccaccaccaccgccgccaacCAGTTCAAAGAAAACCCGCCGGAGCCGCCGCCGGAGCTTCCAGTAAACCGCCGGCAGCCGTACCCGGCACCGTTTCTTCATCTGGGTCGGCTTATCTTCCCCCTAGTTACATACccatatcatcaaaatccgAACTTGCTGCGGATTTTTCGGGCCGGAGGTCGACCCGGTTTGTTTCCAAGATGCATTTCGGTCGGGTCAAGACAAACGGGTCAAGCCGGCATTCGGTTTTGGCTGAAGATGCTTTACATGAATTGATTCGGTGTAGTGGTGATGATCGGTTAGTTGAATCTGTTTTgattaattttcaaaataaattatatggTTCTGATGATTATAATTTCTTGTTAAGAGAATTAGGTAATAGAAATGAATGGTCTATGGCTATACATTGTTTCGAATTCGCGGTTTCTCGCGAAAGACGTAGAACCGAACAGGGGAAACTAGCTAGTTCTGTTATTAGTGTCCTTGGTAGGTTAGGTAAAGTCGAATTAGCGAAAAAAGTGTTTGAGACTGCTGTCAGTGAAGGATATGGAAACACTGTTTATGCTTATTCTGCTTTAATTAGTGCTTATGCGAAAAGCGGGTTATGTGATGATGCTATTAAGGTTTTTGAAACCATGAAGTTGTCAGGGTTGAAACCGAATCTTGTTACCTATAACGCGTTGATTGACGCTTGTGGGAAGGGTGGGGCTGATTTTAAACGGGCTTCGGAGATATTTGATGATATGTTGAGTAATGGGTTTCAGCCCGATAGGATTACTTATAATTCGTTGCTTGCCGTTTGTAGTGGTGGTGGGTTGTGGGAGAAGGCGATGAATTTGTTTAACGAAATGAGTTATAGAGGGATTGAGCCGGatatttatacttataatacGCTTTTGGATGTTGCTTCGAGTGGCGGACATATGGATTCTGCTTTTCAGATAATGGCGGAAATGCCTACTAAGAATATTATGCCTAATGAGGTCACTTATAGTACGGTGATTCGTGGGTGTGCTAAATCCGGGAGGCTGGATCAAGCGTTAAGTTTGGTTAGTGAAATGAAGTATGCCAACATTCGTCTTGACCGGGTTTCTTATAATAATCTTTTGGCTATTTATGCTAGTTTGGGTCGGTTTGAAGAAGCTTTAAATGTCGTTAAAGAAATGGAAAATACGGGTTTTAGAAAAGACGTTGTGACTTACAATGCTCTTCTTGATGGGTTTGGGAAGCAGGGGAGATACGATAAGGTTAAAGAGTTGTTCAAAAGGATGAAAACCGAACGGATTCCTGCTAACTTATTGACTTACTCGACTCTAATTAGTGTGTATTTAAAAGGCGGGTTATACCAAGAGGCTACAGAAATGTACAAGGAGTTTAAGAAAGAAGGTTTGAAGGCCGATGTTGTTTTCTACAGTGAAATAATTGATTCTTTGTGTAAGAAAGGGTTTGTTGAATCTTCTGCTTTATTGCTCGACGAGATGACTAAAAAAGGGATTCAACCAAATGTTGTCACTTACAATTCCATCATCAACGCTTTTGGTCAGTCGACAGATGTTGGTTTTGCGATTGATCACAAACAAGAGATCCAGTGTCTAGCAAACGGTGATAAAAGACCTGATAACAGAGACGAAGATAGGATTATCAAGGTTTTTGAGCAGTTGGCTTATGGGAATTTGAATATTGTTGAGAAGGGTGGCAAGGGAAGAAAGGAGATAATATGTGTCTTGGGAGTTTTTCGGAAGATGCATGAGATGGAAATTAAACCAAACGTGGTCACATTTTCGGCTATTCTAAATGCTTGCAG CCGCTGCAGTACATTTGAAGAAGCTTCATTATTGTTGGAAGAACTGCGTTTATTTGATAACCAAGTGTATGGAGTGGCACATGGGCTACTGATGGGTCATCGAGAAAACGTATGGGTTCATGCTCTCTCTCTTTTTGATGAGGTGAAACGTATGGATTCTTCAACTGCATCCGCCTTCTATAATGCTTTGACCGACATGCTATGGCATTTTGGACAG AAACGAGGTGCCCAACTGGTAGTCCTTGAAGGGACGCGCAGACAAGTATGGGAGAACACGTGGTCTGATTCTTGCTTGGATTTACATCTCATGTCTTCTGGTGCTGCTCGAGCCATGGTTCACGCCTGGTTGCTAAATATATGCTCAATTGTTTATGAAGGCCATGAATTGCCAAATCTATTGAG CATTTTAACAGGATGGGGTAAGCACAGCAAAGTAGTAGGCGATTGTGCGCTTAAAAGAGCCATTGAAGCTCTTCTTGGCAGCATGGGTTCTCCTTTTAGGATTGCCACATCTAATATCGGCAGGTTCATATCACCTGGGCCCATGGTAGCTGCCTGGATGAGAGAATCAAACACCCCAAAGTTGCTTGTTCTTCAAGACGACAGAGCTTACCCTAAAACCGCAAATTTGCAACCACTTTTATTATAG
- the LOC122606670 gene encoding receptor-like protein kinase ANXUR1 — MNPIYISIIIIYTSHISNILITLAQPSSTSTPPPLSLNCGSKEGGNDADNRKWEPDNKYLVSSDKSITSTALTQEPSLSSDIPYMTARIFTGETSYKFNINSTSRYIIRLHFYPSEYPDYNVKNSFFIVTTKNPDDVSITLLRNFSAFITAEALSQAYLIKEYSLAAFNSDSITLTFKPESKSFAFVNGIELITEPELFDDQAGLVGVAESAGTIDGLTSNMQNMFRLNVGGQYIPPTNDSGGLMRSWYDDTPYIFGAGTITHIGNISVDYKDLPEATAPVDVYRTARSQGPDPNINKQSNVTWVFHVDANFTYLVRFHFCEYQLDKINQRVFEIYLNNETAFATADIIAWTGEKGVPTRKDYAVYIGDKRGKDVELWVTLHTNIDLKPEFYDILLNGLEVFKLSDSKSNLAGPNPVPSELMQKQLIANREADDAIKIKHVVSGAVGGMATIGVAFAVMFMIRRRKRVPGSDSAVSSWLPIYGHSTSKSTISGRSQCGSSLSTDAVCNCRYFSLVEIKSATNNFEESNVIGVGGFGKVYKGIIDGNMKVAIKRSNPSSEQGVNEFITEIEMLSKLRHRHLVSLIGFCEEGNEMVLVYDYMGKGTLREHLYKGNKITLTWKQRLDILVGAAKGLHYLHTGAKYTIIHRDVKTTNILCDDNWVAKVSDFGLSKTGPNLNQNHVSTVVKGSFGYLDPEYFRRQQLTEKSDVYSFGVVLFEVLCARPALNPSLPKEQVSLADFALQSARKGTLEEMVDPQLKGTIKPEAFQKFTDCSLRCLADHGLERPSMGDVLWTLEYVLKMETDDERPRNDKKSGSSSGAVEFPVQSSDMIAMHLNTLSLDSDDDDDDDDANGAGAFSQIIAPKGR, encoded by the exons atGAACCCTATTTATATTTCCATAATCATCATATATACATCTCATATTTCCAATATCCTCATCACCCTTGCTCAACCATCTTCCACCTCCACCCCACCACCGTTATCCCTAAATTGCGGCTCGAAAGAAGGTGGCAATGATGCGGACAATCGAAAATGGGAACCGGACAACAAATACCTTGTATCATCGGACAAATCTATTACATCAACCGCCTTGACACAAGAACCATCCCTTTCATCCGACATTCCATACATGACAGCAAGAATCTTTACGGGTGAAACCTCGTATAAGTTTAACATTAATTCAACTAGTCGTTACATTATTCGGTTACATTTTTACCCTTCGGAATACCCTGACTACAATGTCAAGAATTCATTTTTCATTGTCACAACAAAAAACCCTGATGATGTTTCCATCACATTGTTGAGAAACTTTAGCGCGTTTATAACTGCGGAAGCTCTTTCACAAGCCTATTTGATTAAAGAGTATTCATTGGCAGCTTTTAATTCGGATTCCATTACTCTTACGTTCAAACCAGAATCTAAATcatttgcatttgttaatgggaTTGAATTGATAACGGAGCCCGAGCTATTTGATGATCAAGCTGGGTTGGTTGGAGTGGCTGAGAGTGCTGGCACCATCGATGGTTTAACGTCAAACATGCAAAACATGTTTAGGTTAAACGTTGGCGGACAGTACATTCCGCCAACAAATGACTCGGGTGGGTTGATGAGAAGTTGGTATGATGATACACCCTACATATTTGGTGCAG GTACTATAACACACATTGGAAATATTTCTGTTGATTATAAAGACCTGCCAGAGGCTACGGCTCCGGTGGATGTTTATCGGACGGCGAGATCTCAAGGACCAGATCCAAATATTAACAAACAAAGCAATGTGACATGGGTGTTCCATGTTGATGCAAATTTTACTTATCTTGTAAGATTTCATTTTTGTGAGTATCAACTTGACAAGATTAACCAAAGGGTGTTTGAGATATATTTGAACAACGAAACTGCGTTTGCTACGGCGGATATCATCGCATGGACGGGTGAGAAAGGGGTCCCTACGAGGAAGGATTACGCGGTTTATATTGGTGATAAGCGCGGTAAGGATGTTGAGTTATGGGTGACTTTGCATACAAATATTGACTTGAAACCAGAGTTTTATGATATACTTTTGAATGGATTGGAGGTTTTTAAACTTAGTGACTCGAAATCAAACCTGGCTGGACCAAATCCAGTTCCATCAGAGCTGATGCAGAAACAATTAATCGCGAACCGGGAGGCTGATGATGCCATTAAGATCAAACATGTTGTTAGTGGTGCTGTTGGTGGAATGGCAACAATCGGGGTCGCATTTGCTGTGATGTTCATGATACGTCGACGAAAAAGGGTGCCAGGCTCAGATTCTGCTGTTTCAAGTTGGCTTCCAATTTATGGTCATTCAACTAGCAAATCAACAATATCCGGGAGAAGTCAATGTGGTAGCAGTTTGTCAACAGATGCAGTGTGCAACTGCCGGTATTTTTCTTTAGTGGAGATCAAAAGTGCTACGAATAATTTCGAGGAGTCTAACGTGATTGGGGTTGGAGGTTTCGGGAAAGTTTATAAAGGGATCATCGATGGAAACATGAAGGTGGCTATAAAAAGATCAAACCCATCTTCCGAGCAAGGTGTTAACGAGTTCATTACAGAGATTGAGATGTTATCGAAATTAAGACACCGACACTTGGTGTCGTTGATCGGATTTTGTGAAGAAGGCAATGAAATGGTGTTGGTTTATGATTACATGGGTAAGGGAACATTGCGAGAACATCTTTACAAAGGTAACAAAATTACACTTACATGGAAACAAAGATTGGATATATTAGTAGGAGCTGCCAAAGGACTTCATTACCTTCACACCGGGGCAAAGTATACTATCATTCACCGCGACGTGAAAACAACCAACATTTTGTGTGACGATAACTGGGTAGCAAAAGTGTCGGATTTCGGGTTATCAAAAACGGGCCCGAATTTGAACCAGAACCATGTTAGCACTGTGGTCAAGGGGAGTTTCGGGTATCTAGATCCAGAATATTTTAGAAGGCAACAGTTGACAGAAAAATCAGACGTTTATTCATTTGGGGTAGTTCTTTTCGAGGTGTTGTGTGCACGTCCAGCTTTAAACCCAAGTCTGCCGAAAGAACAAGTGAGTTTAGCTGATTTTGCCTTGCAATCTGCAAGGAAAGGGACATTGGAAGAGATGGTAGATCCGCAATTGAAAGGAACGATTAAGCCTGAGGCATTTCAGAAGTTTACTGATTGCTCATTGAGGTGTTTGGCAGACCATGGGCTGGAGCGACCGTCGATGGGAGATGTATTGTGGACCCTAGAATACGTGCTTAAAATGGAAACGGATGATGAGAGGCCAAGAAATGATAAGAAATCGGGGTCTTCTAGTGGAGCGGTGGAATTTCCAGTCCAAAGCAGTGATATGATAGCCATGCATCTTAACACATTAAGCCTAGACagtgatgatgacgatgatgatgatgatgccaATGGCGCTGGTGCATTCTCACAGATTATTGCTCCAAAAGGAAGATGA
- the LOC122609450 gene encoding uncharacterized protein LOC122609450, with protein sequence MSYIGVGDDIVTLCVQSRSTEIGSGTGSNQVSSSAPVYGNAQLNNYHNQNFMVPQQFNHQQISHHFRSQPIQNLQHYQNPQSFDPTPNKYFDISQYDDLKEDSDWFFGKSEQKETLHVEEQVIDDDDDDEKDVNEDDDDEEVAEKEEVHEEKKNKVCDKKAWDAKQEPREYYWNMPELLPIPEEDLVKIPVDFYTRVVRIKKGDCFDTKEDLKIALYTKCVEDGCQLVVSRSDKDRFETKCKIDQQGCTWRMMSRRVKNCEMFQVTTFIDQHTCSRTQLYPHHRQANKKVLGGFLAELMFVKGRVYRGHEIMTDINARFKINISYSQAWRAKCYALELLRGSPEASFAQLPAYCHNLKLKNPGSVTHIKTDRDGRFELLFIAIGAAIRSFVSFLRPVIIVDAAHLKGRYLGTNLLAVGMDANNGILPIAYGVGKSETSDSWTWFMGHLRDCIGTVSNLTIKSDRANSIDMAIRRCFLNAFHGLCAVHLYRNLKPRSPGIKHHQWTYWKAVKAYREVDFNRHINRLRHVMPESSQTLEAIGFERWSRVHALGARYGFMTSNSAASINSLSRHSRKLPITMLMEFFRASLQEWYYRKRNVAESFERRVTPWTEKKIAKRVVKSTSWRVEPCSNTLFEVIDHNLNGLVDLDAKTCTCGKWQTSGFPCGHVIKVALHLNQDDSSVYAMECYTSKAYRQTYAEIVYPIPHPSEWEIPDDLQTVLPPVMDRRLLGRPKNRDRIPSKGEEKKNPTCSRCK encoded by the exons ATGAGTTATATTGGTGTTGGTGATGATATTGTTACATTGTGTGTTCAATCTAGAAGTACTGAAATTGGATCTGGAACGGGAAGTAATCAAGTAAGTTCTTCAGCTCCCGTTTATGGCAATGCACAActaaataattatcataatcaaaatttcaTGGTTCCACAACAATTTAATCACCAACAAATTTCTCATCATTTTCGTAGTCAACCCATTCAAAATCTGCAACATTACCAAAATCCACAATCTTTTGATCCAaccccaaataaatattttgataTTAGTCAATATGATGATCTTAAAGAAGATTCAGATTGGTTTTTTGGTAAAAGTGAACAAAAAGAAACACTTCATGTCGAGGAACAAgtcattgatgatgatgatgatgatg AAAAAGATgtaaatgaagatgatgatgatgaagaagtcGCTGAAAAAGAAGAAGTccatgaagaaaagaaaaacaaagtttgtGACAAGAAAGCTTGGGATGCTAAACAAGAACCACGTGAGTACTATTGGAATATGCCAGAATTACTTCCAATACCAGAAGAAGACTTGGTAAAGATACCTGTTGATTTTTACACCAGAGTTGTTCGTATCAAGAAAGGTGATTGTTTTGATACAAAAGAAGACTTGAAGATAGCTTTGTATACGAAATGTGTGGAAGATGGCTGCCAACTAGTTGTTTCGAGATCAGATAAAGATCGTTTTGAAACAAAGTGTAAAATTGATCAACAAGGTTGTACGTGGCGTATGATGTCAAGGAGGGTAAAAAATTGTGAAATGTTTCAAGTCACTACATTCATTGATCAACATACTTGTTCAAGAACTCAACTTTATCCTCACCATAGACAAGCAAACAAAAAGGTGTTGGGTGGATTTTTGGCGGAGTTAATGTTTGTGAAAGGAAGGGTATATAGGGGTCATGAGATTATGACTGACATAAATGCTCGGTTCAAGATTAATATCTCATATTCTCAAGCTTGGAGAGCCAAGTGTTATGCCTTGGAACTGTTGAGGGGGTCACCAGAAGCATCGTTTGCCCAACTTCCAGCTTATTGTCAcaatttaaagttgaaaaatcCCGGTTCGGTAACTCATATCAAAACAGATAGAGATGGACGTTTTGAGTTATTGTTTATCGCCATTGGTGCAGCG ATACGTTCGTTTGTTTCTTTCTTGCGGCCAGTTATTATAGTTGATGCGGCACATCTAAAAGGTCGATATCTTGGAACGAACTTATTAGCAGTAGGCATGGATGCTAATAACGGGATACTACCAATAGCTTATGGGGTTGGCAAATCTGAAACCTCTGATTCGTGGACATGGTTTATGGGGCATCTTAGGGATTGCATAGGTACGGTTAGCAATTTGACAATCAAATCCGATAGGGCAAACTCAATTGATATGGCTATTAGAAGGTGCTTTCTAAATGCCTTTCATGGACTTTGTGCTGTTCATTTGTATAGAAATCTAAAACCAAGGTCTCCTGGTATAAAACATCATCAATGGACATATTGGAAAGCGGTGAAAGCTTATCGAGAAGTGGATTTTAATAGACATATAAATCGTTTGAGACATGTTATGCCCGAGTCTTCCCAAACACTAGAAGCTATTGGGTTTGAAAGATGGTCAAGAGTACACGCTCTTGGAGCAAGGTATGGTTTCATGACATCTAATAGTGCAGCATCAATCAACTCTCTAAGTCGCCATTCAAGGAAATTACCCATTACTATGTTAATGGAGTTTTTCCGCGCATCTCTTCAAGAGTGGTATTATAGGAAAAGAAATGTTGCAG AATCATTTGAACGTCGTGTTACACCATGGACTGAAAAAAAGATTGCAAAACGTGTTGTGAAGTCAACTTCTTGGAGAGTTGAACCATGTTCCAACACATTGTTTGAAGTTATAGATCATAACTTGAATGGACTTGTCGATCTAGATGCAAAGACGTGTACTTGTGGAAAATGGCAAACTTCTGGTTTTCCATGTGGTCATGTTATAAAAGTTGCTCTTCATCTAAACCAAGATGATTCAAGTGTATATGCTATGGAGTGTTACACTTCAAAAGCATATCGTCAGACGTATGCCGAGATTGTCTATCCCATACCACATCCATCTGAATGGGAGATACCAGATGACTTACAAACAGTTTTGCCACCGGTTATGGACAGAAGGCTACTTGGCCGCCCCAAAAATCGTGATCGTATTCCGTCTAAGGGTGAGGAGAAGAAAAACCCGACATGTAGTCGTTGTAAGTAA
- the LOC122606669 gene encoding proline-rich receptor-like protein kinase PERK3 gives MSEPIISLTGSVNNTRCLLLKQLLILCIVICVVDANVTNNGSGVRIITQPKRRLSHHGAPKTVLAPAEPPNYGPFMTSSHPLASSHLSKPSMKKSESVSPVAGFTPPQLADIAPSQSRHGSLPTGLAQPPLSPRASNCCGPESVLKRGTEGCHCVYPIKLDILLLNVSSNPNWPLFLQQFATQLGLRASQIELINFYLLGLSRLNISMDITPHTGVSFSSSEVSAINSSLSTHKVQLDPKLVGDYKLLNLTWFKPVAPAPAPRVTTPPTKAPPVKPSSTTSANTSSSGKHLSLILLICIGAGILCVAVICVLILCSCASHRRKSEQLPKETVKPRTVEALTTVGSFAHPSSTRFLQYEELKEATNNFEHASILGEGGFGIVFKGVLSDGTQVAIKRLSSGGQQGDKEFLVEVEMLSRLHHRNLVKLVGYYSNRDNSENLLCYELVPNGSLEAWLHGPLGVNCPLDWDTRMKIALDAARGLAYLHEDSQPCVIHRDFKASNILLENNFNAKVADFGLAKQAPEGRATYLSTRVMGTFGYVAPEYAMTGHLLVKSDVYSYGVVLLELLTGRKPVDMSQPSGQENLVSWSRPILRDKERLEELADPKLGGKYPIEDLARVCTIAAACVSPEANQRPTMGEVVQSLKMVQRVTEYQDTSTTNDRAAQKQSSTTFESDGTSSIFSSGPYSGLSAFDHDNISRTALFSEDLHEGR, from the exons ATGTCTGAACCTATTATCTCGCTTACTG GTTCAGTAAACAATACCCGTTGTTTGTTGCTCAAACAGTTGCTTATTCTTTGTATTGTTATATGCGTTGTTGATGCTAATGTTACGAATAACGGATCTGGTGTACGTATTATAACTCAACCTAAGAGGCGACTTTCTCACCATGGTGCACCGAAGACGGTGCTGGCACCCGCGGAACCACCTAATTATGGACCTTTTATGACTTCTAGCCACCCTCTTGCAAGCTCACATTTGTCAAAACCTTCGATGAAGAAGAGTGAAAGTGTGTCACCTGTTGCAGGGTTTACACCTCCACAGCTAGCTGATATTGCTCCTAGTCAATCTCGTCATGGTTCATTACCAACTGGTTTAGCCCAGCCCCCGTTATCCCCCCGTGCTTCCA ATTGCTGTGGGCCTGAATCGGTGTTGAAGCGCGGTACTGAGGGATGTCACTGTGTATATCCAATAAAGCTTGACATTCTCCTTTTAAATGTCTCATCAAACCCAAATTGGCCTCTATTTCTTCAACAATTTGCAACTCAACTTGGTCTGAGGGCTTCCCAGATTGAGCTAATAAACTTCTATTTGCTCGGCTTATCGAGACTCAATATTTCAATGGACATAACTCCACATACAGGAGTCAGTTTTAGTTCCAGTGAAGTTTCTGCAATAAACTCTTCACTTTCTACGCACAAGGTTCAGTTAGACCCTAAGCTCGTGGGTGACTACAAGCTTCTCAACTTAACTTGGTTCAAGCCGGTTGCTCCTGCTCCAG CCCCTCGTGTCACAACTCCTCCAACAAAAGCACCTCCTGTAAAACCTTCATCTACAACATCTGCAAATACTTCAAGTAGTGGAAAACACCTCAGCTTAATTCTTCTTATTTGCATTGGTGCGGGTATCCTTTGTGTTGCTGTTATCTGCGTTCTTATCCTTTGCTCTTGTGCTTCGCATCGCCGAAAATCTGAACAATTGCCAAAAGAAACCG TCAAGCCAAGGACGGTGGAGGCTCTTACAACTGTAGGATCTTTTGCGCATCCTAGTAGTACACGGTTTCTTCAATATGAAGAACTAAAAGAAGCGACAAACAACTTTGAACATGCTAGTATACTTGGCGAGGGTGGATTTGGAATTGTTTTCAAGGGTGTACTGAGTGATGGGACACAAGTAGCCATAAAGAGGCTTTCTAGTGGAGGTCAACAAGGTGATAAGGAATTTCTGGTCGAAGTTGAGATGCTTAGTAGACTGCATCATCGTAACCTTGTGAAACTTGTTGGTTACTATAGTAACCGTGACAATTCAGAAAATCTTCTTTGCTACGAACTTGTTCCAAATGGAAGTCTAGAGGCTTGGCTTCATG GTCCACTAGGGGTTAATTGCCCTTTGGATTGGGATACCAGAATGAAAATCGCCCTTGATGCAGCAAGAGGACTTGCATATCTGCATGAGGATTCTCAGCCATGTGTGATTCACAGAGATTTCAAGGCCTCTAATATTTTACTTGAGAACAATTTTAATGCTAAAGTGGCAGACTTTGGCCTAGCTAAACAGGCGCCAGAAGGCAGAGCTACTTATTTGTCCACTCGTGTTATGGGTACATTTGG GTATGTGGCACCTGAATATGCTATGACTGGGCATCTTCTGGTCAAAAGCGATGTCTACAGTTATGGGGTGGTCCTGCTTGAATTGTTGACGGGAAGGAAGCCAGTCGATATGAGCCAACCATCAGGACAGGAAAACCTTGTCTCTTGG TCAAGACCAATTCTAAGAGATAAGGAGCGGCTGGAAGAGCTAGCTGATCCAAAGCTTGGGGGAAAGTACCCAATTGAAGATCTAGCTAGAGTTTGTACAATAGCAGCAGCTTGTGTATCTCCGGAGGCAAACCAAAGGCCGACGATGGGGGAAGTTGTACAGTCGCTAAAAATGGTGCAACGGGTGACAGAATATCAAGACACATCAACAACAAATGACCGGGCCGCCCAGAAGCAATCATCCACTACTTTCGAATCAGATGGGACATCTTCTATCTTCTCTTCAGGTCCTTACTCAGGTTTAAGTGCCTTTGATCATGACAATATCTCTCGTACAGCTCTCTTTTCAGAAGACTTGCATGAAGGCAGATGA